A genomic region of Cyprinus carpio isolate SPL01 chromosome B11, ASM1834038v1, whole genome shotgun sequence contains the following coding sequences:
- the gnb4b gene encoding guanine nucleotide binding protein (G protein), beta polypeptide 4b: MSELEQLRQEAEQLRNQIRDARKACSDSTLSQMTASLDSVGRIQMRTRRTLRGHLAKIYAMHWGSDSRLLVSASQDGKLIIWDGYTTNKMHAIPLRSSWVMTCAYAPSGNYVACGGLDNICSTYSLKTREGNVRVNRELAGHTGYLSCCRFLDDNQIITSSGDTTCALWDIETGQQTTSFTGHSGDVMSLSVSPDLKTFVSGACDASAKLWDIRDGMCRQSFTGHVSDINAVCFFPNGNAFTTGSDDATCRLFDLRADQELMMYSHDNIICGITSVAFSKSGRLLLAGYDDFNCNVWDTLKGERAGVLAGHDNRVSCLGVPDDGMAVATGSWDSFLRIWN; encoded by the exons ATGACGGCGAGCCTGGACTCAGTGGGGCGGATACAGATGAGAACGAGACGCACGCTCCGAGGTCATCTTGCCAAAATCTACGCCATGCACTGGGGCAGCGACTCCAG GTTACTTGTCAGTGCCTCCCAAGATGGCAAACTCATCATATGGGATGGTTATACGACCAACAAG ATGCACGCTATTCCCCTGCGCTCCTCTTGGGTCATGACCTGTGCCTACGCCCCGTCGGGGAACTACGTGGCCTGCGGAGGCCTGGACAACATCTGCTCCACCTACAGCCTTAAAACCCGCGAGGGCAACGTCAGGGTCAACCGAGAGCTGGCTGGACACACAG GCTATCTGTCTTGCTGTCGTTTTCTTGATGACAATCAGATCATCACCAGCTCCGGTGACACCACATG tgcattgtgggacatTGAGACGGGCCAGCAGACCACCAGTTTCACGGGACACTCGGGTGATGTCATGAGTCTGTCGGTCAGTCCCGACTTAAAGACGTTCGTGTCAGGAGCCTGCGACGCTTCTGCTAAACTGTGGGACATCAGAGACGGGATGTGCAGGCAGTCCTTCACCGGCCACGTCTCGGATATAAATGCCGTCTGC TTCTTTCCGAATGGAAATGCCTTCACGACGGGTTCAGACGACGCCACCTGCAGGCTGTTTGACCTGCGCGCGGATCAGGAGCTCATGATGTATTCTCACGACAACATCATCTGCGGCATCACCTCCGTGGCCTTCTCCAAGAGTGGACGCCTCCTGCTGGCCGGATACGACGACTTCAACTGCAATGTTTGGGACACTTTAAAAGGCGAACGTGCAG gtgTCCTGGCCGGTCATGACAACAGAGTGAGCTGTTTAGGAGTACCTGATGACGGGATGGCCGTGGCCACGGGATCATGGGACAGTTTCCTTCGGATCTGGAACTGA